Within the Candidatus Izemoplasma sp. genome, the region GGTAAGTTACTTGGTTATCATTTACTTCATTGTCCCCAACAACTAACTGATATGGAATTTTTAATGTTTGTGCTTCTCTGATCTTATACCCTAGTTTTTCTTCACGTAAATCGAGTTCACTCCGTAAGTCTTCATCAATAAAACGATCGTTTAAAGCTTTCGCATACTCTGCGTGATATTCATTATTAACAGGGATAAGCTTAATTTGAACTGGCGCTAACCATGTCGGGAATGCACCTTTATATTGTTCTAATAGAATACTCATTAAGCGTTCCCACGTTGAGATGAGTCCTCGGTGAATAACTACTGGACGATGTTTATCGCCATCACTACCTATATAGGTTAAATCGAATCGTTCTGGTAATAAGAAATCTAGCTGAACAGTAGACATCGTAATGACATGTCCCATTGCGGTACGGACTTGGATATCAATTTTAGGTCCATAAAAAGCAGCTTCTCCAGTCATTTCGGTATATTCAATATCGTTTTCATCGAGTAATTCTTTTAGGGTTGCTTCTGCTAAATCCCATAATTTATCATCATCATGAAACTTACCTTTGTTTTTATCACGTAAAGCTAGTTCTACATAATCAATTTCAAGTTTTAAGTCGGAGATGGCTTGCTGGATTAAATGATACGCAGCTAATACTTCTTCTTTTATCTGATCACGACGGACAAATAAATGTGCATCGGTCAATGTCATTGCACGGACACGTTCTAGTCCACTTAATGCCCCGCTTGCTTCATAACGATGTTGGGTTACAATTTCTGCGTAACGAATTGGTAAATCACGGTAACTTCTTAAATCAGATTTATAGATTAACATATGGTGTGGACAACTCATTGGACGTAAAACAAATGTCTCGTCATTGCGTTCCATCACAGGGAACATGTTGTCTCTATAATGAGACCAGTGTCCACTTATTTCATAGAGTTTCTTTGTCCCTAAAACAGGGGTGCTTACATGTTTATACCCTGCTTTACGCTCTAGTTTATAGACATAATCTTCTAGCGCTTTACGGATGGTGTACCCATTTGGTAACCATAAAGCAAGGCCTTGACCCGCATCATTATTAAGATCAAAGATACGAAGTTCTTTTCCGAGTTTACGGTGATCGCGTTCTTTGCGTTCTTCAAGGACTTCTAGATGATGTTCTAAATCTTTTTTTGTAAACCAAGCGGTTCCGTATATACGTTGTAGTTGATTACGATCTGAGTCACCGCGCCAGTAAGCACCTGCAATGCTCAACAGTTTGAAATGACGAATATTTTTTGTTGAACCAATATGTCCCCCTCGGCACAAATCTTTAAATTCACCTTGTGTATAATAACTAATTGTTTCACTTGGGTTTAAATCGGTTATCAACTCTTGTTTGTATTCATCATCTTTGAATAGCTCAAGTGCTTCTTCCTTAGTACATTCATGACGCTCAATTGCGGTTTGTTCTTCACTAATACGATGCATGACTTTTTCAATTTTAGGTAAATCATCTTCACTTAATTGGGTATCTATATCAATGTCGTAATAGAACCCTTCACGAATAGCTGGTCCGACACCAAATTTAGCTTCTGGATATAGACGTTTGATTGCTTGCGCCAATAAGTGGGCCGCACTATGGTTCAATACTTCAAATGCTTTATCGTCTTTTTTAGTCACAATTCTAACATCTGCATCTTCTTCAATTGGACGGTTTAAATCATATAGATCGTCATTGACAAATCCAGCCACGCTGGCTTTTTTTAAACTGCTTGAAATATCGCCAGCTATCTCTTCTACTGTAATACCTTTGTCATACGCTTTTTGACTTCCATCTGGAAACGTAATATTAATCATTATTCTCACTCCTATTTCGTTTAAATCTTTGATCGTTAATGGCATCTTTTTCTAAAATTGCTTCTTCTAAATCGATGTCATAAATATTCGCAATATGATTGATGAAATGAAGCACATCATACAGTTCATGTTTGAGATTGGTTTTAATAGTATTTGTTAAGCCATGGGTAATTTCATTGTTAATTTCTTCACTTAACTCACCAATCTCTTCGAACAATTTTAAAACCACTTGTA harbors:
- a CDS encoding MazG nucleotide pyrophosphohydrolase domain-containing protein gives rise to the protein MLEPRLTIKALQKHIKMVDHHPEKKLQVVLKLFEEIGELSEEINNEITHGLTNTIKTNLKHELYDVLHFINHIANIYDIDLEEAILEKDAINDQRFKRNRSENND
- the thrS gene encoding threonine--tRNA ligase, producing the protein MINITFPDGSQKAYDKGITVEEIAGDISSSLKKASVAGFVNDDLYDLNRPIEEDADVRIVTKKDDKAFEVLNHSAAHLLAQAIKRLYPEAKFGVGPAIREGFYYDIDIDTQLSEDDLPKIEKVMHRISEEQTAIERHECTKEEALELFKDDEYKQELITDLNPSETISYYTQGEFKDLCRGGHIGSTKNIRHFKLLSIAGAYWRGDSDRNQLQRIYGTAWFTKKDLEHHLEVLEERKERDHRKLGKELRIFDLNNDAGQGLALWLPNGYTIRKALEDYVYKLERKAGYKHVSTPVLGTKKLYEISGHWSHYRDNMFPVMERNDETFVLRPMSCPHHMLIYKSDLRSYRDLPIRYAEIVTQHRYEASGALSGLERVRAMTLTDAHLFVRRDQIKEEVLAAYHLIQQAISDLKLEIDYVELALRDKNKGKFHDDDKLWDLAEATLKELLDENDIEYTEMTGEAAFYGPKIDIQVRTAMGHVITMSTVQLDFLLPERFDLTYIGSDGDKHRPVVIHRGLISTWERLMSILLEQYKGAFPTWLAPVQIKLIPVNNEYHAEYAKALNDRFIDEDLRSELDLREEKLGYKIREAQTLKIPYQLVVGDNEVNDNQVTYRKYGEKKQTTVTVDEFIALVKKEIKDKA